The Acidobacteriota bacterium sequence CGCACGAATTTTGGCGGCACGCGCGAAAGCGATTCCGCAGGGTTCTGCCGGAAATCAAAATTGAATTCGCCCCAAATCGAAGGACGATTGGAAGAGTTTGCCAGCGGTTCGCAGCCTTCGCGCGCCAGCCAAACCGAATGCGAATAGCCCGAATTTTCCGCAGCAACAGCCAGCGCCGCCGAAAGCGCAACCGCAGCCTGGGCTTTGGTTCCCGCTTCAACAGCCATCGAACGCGAACCGTCAATCAGCAAATCCAGATGAGGGCTGATTTCTTCGCGAAAGAGTTTGATCGTCAGCTTGTCCGAACGGGCAAACGCGTTCCAGTCAATTTGCCGCAAATCATCACCGGGTTGGTAATCGCGGTGATCTTTGAATTCCAGTGAACTGCCTGCGCGCGCGCCCATTTGCAGGCCTGCCAATGTGGCGGTTGTAGTTCGCGGCACGGCCAGCGAATAGCGTAAGCCCGCGCGTTCACCTGCCAGCAAAAATTCTCTGAAATCCGTGATCATAAATCCGCGCCGCTTTTAGCACGAAGCTTCTTGGCTTTCCACACATATCTGTGAATTCGGCTTGGCCAAGCCCCAATTGGCTGGTCATACCAAACTTCATGTCGTAAGCTTTGCCGCGTCATCAATCCATTCATTCACGGAGAATCCATCAATGAGCGAAAAACTGTTGGGATATTTGCAAACGAACGGTTTGGCTGCGCCATTGCCCGCTCACGAAGGCAATGAGCTTGCCGCCGAACTTGATGAGCTGACAGGACAGCAAGTCTATTCGCGTTCAATAACCGCGTGTGACAACGCCGTCTATTTTCTGGCCAGAGATGGCGAGCGAAAATCGCTAGGCGTGATTTCCCCGGACTTGCAGCTTCATCGCAAGTTCGAGGGCGAACGGACTGAAATTGTTTTGGGCAATCGGGCTTTGCAGATGACGCTGGCCGAAACTTCACCCGCCAATGCTGCAGCGCTTCGTCTGATGTTGCCGTTTTTGACGCCTATTACCCTGGGATTGAAAAAGTCCGCAGGCTGCGGCGACCGACTGGGGTTGGCGACGCCGGGCCACATTCGCGCAATTCGTCATTCGACGATGGCGCCGATTCTGGCGCAACAATCCATCCGCGAAAACGCGCGCACGGGCCGCACGCCGCAACAGGTGATGGACGAAGCGATGTGGGGAATCTTTCAGGAAGGCTGGCGCGATGGATTTGGCGCGGACGCCGACCACTTGAAAAATACTGATGACATTGATTCCTGCGCTGCCGCCGGATTCACCTTTTACACGATTGATCCGGGCGAACATGTGGATAACGAAGCCAACACCGCTCCCGTGGAAATCCTGAAAAACAAAGTTTCAGCGCTCGATTGGGCCGCGCTGGAAACAACCTGGGCGGCGACGCAAACCGCGCTCGACGGCAAAATTGATCTTGGCAGTTTCAGTGCCACCATCAGCGAAGAAGACTTGCTGCGCTCCGCCGCCAAATATGGCCGCGTTGTCGCGCACACCGTCAAAATGTACCGCCATTTGGAAAAGGTCATGGCGGGCAAAGATTTTGAATTGGAAATGAGCGTGGATGAAACCGAAACCGTCACGACGCTGGCCGAACACATTTACATCGCGCACGAATTGAAACGGATGGGAGTCAAATGGGTCAGCCTGGCGCCGCGTTACGTCGGCGATTTTGAAAAAGGCGTGGATTACATCGGCGATCTGGCCGAGTTTGAAAAATCTTTTGCCCAGCATCTGGCCGTTTCAAAAACCTTCGGGCCATACAAGCTTAGCCTGCATTCCGGTTCGGATAAATTCAGCGTCTACCCGATTGCCTCGCGCGTCGCGGGCGAGTTGGTTCATCTGAAAACCGCCGGAACCAGTTACCTGGAAGCCTTGCGCGCCATTGGCAAGGTCAATCCGTCGCTCTTCCGCGACATTGTCGCGTTTGCCAAAGAGCGATACCCGATTGATCGCGCCAGCTATCACGTCTCTGCCGAAGTCGAGAAAATGGCGAACGTGGACGCATTGCCGAACGATCAATTGACTTCGCTGCTGGATGATTTTCATGCGCGCGAGATTCTGCATGTGACATTCGGATCGGTGCTGCACCATCCCGAATTCCGCGAACCATTCTTTGCCACGTTGCGCCGCAACGAAGGCGTCTATTACGACATGCTGGAAATTCATTTCGGCAAACACTTCGCGCCGTTTGGCCGTGGAGTAGGGCAACCTGCTTAAGTTGCCCCGCTTCCTTCAAAGAAGTCTTTCGAGACCATTTCGCAACCTCGGCAGGTTGCGCTACTTTTATTGAGGAGACCCGTTTAGATGAATCGCAACGCAAAGTTGTTTTTGGGATTGTTACTCGCCGTCGCTGTTTTGCTGCCCGCCGGATGCAGTGAGAAATCCGGTGGAAATGCCTCCGGAAAGAAGCTCGCTTTTGTCACCAACAACGCTTCGGATTTTTGGACAATTGCCCGCAAGGGAACGGAAAAAGCTGACGAAGAGTTGGCTGACGCGACTGTGGAATTCAAGATTCCCGCCGACGGAACCGCCGCTGAACAGAAACGCATCATTGACGATCTGCTGGCCAGAGGGTTCGCCGGCATCGCCATTTCGCCCGTTGATCCCGCCAACCAGACTGAGTTGATTAACCAGACGGCGCAAAAAGCGTTGGTCGTGACTCAAGACAGCGACGCTCCTGCCAGTCAGCGTACTGTCTACGTTGGAACCGACAACGTGGCCGCTGGTCGTCAAGCCGGACAATTGTTGAAAGAAGCGTTGCCGGATGGCGGCAAAATCGTCCTTTTCGTCGGCAAACTCGACGCGCAAAACGCCAAAGAACGCCTGCAAGGCATTGAGGAAACCATCGCGGGAACCAAAATTGAAATTGTGGACAAACGCACCGACGATGCCGATCACGCGCGCGCCAAAGCCAACGCAGCGGATTCGCTGGTTAAATACGCTGACGCCGCGGCCTTCGTCGGATTGTGGTCGTACAACGGCCCGGCGATCCTGAACGCGATCAAGGAAGCCGACAAGGTCGGCAAAGTCAAAATCATCTGCTTTGACGAAGAAGATCAAACCTTGGCCGGTGTGAAAGCCGGAGAAATTGTCGGCACGGTCGTTCAGCAACCGTATGAATTCGGGTATCAGGCGATCAAGCTTATGGATCAAATTCTGGGCGGCGACCGCTCCGGCATTCCGGCTTCCAAGCAAGCATTTGTTCCAACGCTGATCATCAAAAAAGACAACGTGGACGATTTCACCACCAAGCTGAACAAATTGCGCGGAAGATGATCGCGGCGAAGCTTTGGAGTGCGACGGCTCCGGCGTCGCTTTGGTAGTCCTTTTATGAAGTGGCCGCTGGGACAACTACCAAAGCTACGCCGAAGGCGCAGCACTTCAAAAAAGCAAGGCTGACCAAACTTTCGGTTTCTCAATGGCAAATCATTTGTTGGAAATGCGCGGGATCGGCAAACGCTTTCCCGGCGTGGTGGCGCTGGACGGCGTTGAGTTCCACGTCAATGCGGGCGAAGTCGTCGCCTTGCTTGGCGAAAACGGCGCGGGAAAATCCACGCTGATGAAAATCCTTGGCGGCGTGTATCAGCCCGATGCCGGAGAAGTGAAGGTGGATGGTTCGCCGGTTACGATCCAATCGGTCAACGATTCGATTGGGTTGGGCATAGGATTCATTCATCAGGAACTAAATGTGCTGGACAATCTGGACGTCGCAGCCAATGTGTTTTTGGGGCGCGAACCTGTGCTTGGCGGCGCGCTGAAACCGCTGCGACTGATTGACCGACGGAAAATGAACGCCGATTCCGAAGTACATCTTCGCCGATTGGGGGTGGAGGTTTCGCCGGACACACCGCTCAGTCGTTTATCCATTGCCCAGCAGCAACTGGTGGAAATCGCCAAAGCGCTTTCGCTCAATGCCCGGCTGTTGATTATGGACGAACCGACCTCCAGCTTGACGCTGGCCGAAACGTCGCGCTTGCTGGATGTGGTTAAAGACCTTCGCGCGCAAGGAGTGAGCGTGATTTACATCTCTCACCGACTGGGTGAAGTTTTGGAAATAGCCGACCGCGCCGTGGTGTTGCGCGACGGGCGAAACGCCGGAACCCTCACCCGCGAAGAGATCACGCACGACCGCATGGTGCAACTGATGGTCGGGCGCGAATTGCAGCATCATTATGTCGCGCCGCAGCACGACGCCAGGACTGGATTCTTTGAAGTTCGCGAATTGGAAACTTCGCGCTATCCGGGAAAGAAAATTTCCTTCGCGCTTGGCGGCGGAGAAATTCTGGGTTTTGCCGGGTTGGTCGGCGCTGGACGGTCGGAAATGGCGCAGGCGATTTTCGGTGTAGACAAAAAGCTCTGCGGCAAGATCCTGTTGAACGGACGGGAACTCGACATTCAATCGTCGGCGCAAGCCATCCGCCAAGGCATTTATCTGGTTCCCGAAGATCGCAGGCAAACCGGTTTGATTGTCGAAAGCACGATTCGCGAAAACATCAGTTTGCCCGCGTTGCAGCGATACACGATCAGGGGCTTGGTCAGCCGTGAGCGCGAAAGCCGCGCCGCTGAAACTGTCGCCAAGCGGTTGAATGTCAAAACCGGTTCCATTGAAACGCTGGTCAAAAACCTGAGCGGCGGCAACCAGCAAAAAGTCGTCCTGGCGAAATGGTTGCAGCTTGAACCGAAGGTCATGATTTTCGATGAACCGACGCGTGGGATTGACGTTGGCGCGAAGGCTGAAATTTATGAATTACTGCGCGGATTGGCGGCAAATGGCGTCGGCGTCATTGTCATCAGCAGCGATATGGAAGAGATTTTGGGATTGAGCGACCGGCTGGCCGTTATGCACGAAGGCCGCATCACAGGCGTTCTCGACCGCCAGCATTGCACCGAAGAAAGCGTCATGCGATTGGCCGTTGGCGGCAAACAACAAAACTGAAATAAATCTCCCACAAAGTCACACAAAGAAAGCACGAAGAATCTAAAACCAAAAATGCAGCCTCTTCGTGAGTCTTCGTGTCGCTTGGTGGAGTAACTCTCCGAACGATGAAAAAAGAGCTTGGAATCTTTCTCCTTCTGTTGGTTTTGTGCGTGGTGGTTTCGCTCAAAGAGCCGTTGTTTCTTTCCGCGACCAACCTGCAAAACACCGCACGACTGATTGGCGCTTATGGAATTTTCAGCATAGGCGTTGGCGTCGTCATCATTACCGGCGGCATTGACCTGTCCATCGGTTCCAGCATGGCGTTGCTGGGCGTGCTGCTTTCCATGATGTTGATGGGGAGCCATTGGCCCGGCGTGCTGGCTGTGGCGGTGACCTTGTGTGTGGCGATGGCGCTGGGCTTGCTGCACGGAACGTTGATCACGCGCATGAAGATTCAACCCTTCATCGTCACGCTGTGTGGATTGTTGTTTTATCGCGGGCTGGCGCGGTTCATCGCCAACGACGAAACCAAGGGCTTCGGCAATGCCGCTGGATTTGAGCGGTTGCAGGGATTGGCTACTGGCAGGCTCTTTGGCATTCCTTCTCCATTCGTTGTGTTGATTGTGGTCAGTGTGGTGATGTGGTTGGTGCTTCATCGCTCAGTGTTTGGCCGGTACTTGTTCGCAGTCGGGCGGAACGAAGACGCCGCGCGATATTCCGGCATCAACACCAAAATGGTCATTACTTTGGCTTACGTCATCTGCGCTTTCATGACGGGAATTTCCGCGATTTTGATCGCGTTTTACACCAACTCGATCTCGCCTTCGTCGCACGGAAACTTTTATGAATTGTATGGCATTGCGGCAGCAGTGCTTGGCGGATGCAGCTTGCGCGGCGGAGAAGGATCGGTCATCGGAATTCTGCTTGGCACAGCGCTTTTGCAGGTGTTGCAGAATCTGGTGAACCTTTTAGGGATTGACCCGTCGCTGAACTTTGCGGTGATGGGCGCGGTGATTTTATTAGGAGTGCTGGCCGATCAGATTCTGAAGGCTCGAACCGCGAAAACGGCCTTAAGCCGCAATTTACGTGTAGCTGAAAATGAAAATCCCCGCCGCCTGAAGTAGCAACCCCACATTGCTTTCTTCCCGGACCCGCCAGTGACGGTTATGCCCGGGAAGACCAGACGTCAGGCGGCGAGGAAGGGGCAACCAACCTATCGTCAGTTGGAAGACCAAAGAAAATTTTTAAGCAATCACGCAAACGCCCCAACACCTATACTTGCCAGCCTTGGCTTCCATCATTGAGAAATGCCTGTGTTTTCATTTCCCTCTACGAAATGATGAAAGTTTCATGGCGGCAATCTGCCTATCCGATTCCCCCAGGGCGTTTTCGTGATTTTCGAATTCGTCAGACCAGACGACGCGGGAAATATATTTCGACTCACCGAGAAGAACCATTGGACTTTGGTCCAATAGTTCGCGACCGGCTGGACGAACCGGCTCGGTCAGAGAAACACGTAGTTTTACCTGTAGCTTTATCAGAAATGCGATTGCATTCTGACGAGGGGAAGCTATGACCTGGCGGCGGCAGGCTGCGTCACGAACTTCAGGCCCGGTGCATAGGGGAAAAGTGAAAAATCGGCCAACCAATCCTTGAAGAGAGTCCAAAAGTGCGAGCGAAAAATACACAGATAGATGAGTCAGAGGAGGGATTGAAGTTTCGTCGAGCCTCATCGGCAACCGAGGCTGAAATCACAGAAGTCGAATTGCGCAATGCCCTCAACCGCACGATGCGCGACAGCCTTAAACCCATTGTAATCAGCAATGGTGTCGTTTATCTGGCCGCTTCGATCACGACTTATCTATCCCAGGCAAATTCAGGCGGCCCGGCCATATTTATGGCTGCCATGGGAATTGTCCTTTTGGGATTGTACCTGGCGCTTCGCCAGTTGTTGATCCCGCTGGATCAAGTGAATCTGGTGACGGCGATTCTCGGGGCATTGGGATTGTTTACATGTGTTTTGCTGATGCACCTTTATCCCGAGCCCCGCCAAACAACCAATTTTATGTTGCTGTTGTTCGCCGCCGGTGCGTGGATGATTTCGACGCGTTGGTTATTGTTGCTGATGTTTGTCGTCTTTCTAAGCTGGGTCGGTTTGGCTGCGAGCGCTCCTCCGGCCGAGTATTGGGTGCATTATGGCTTCAGCCTTTTTGTTGCCGCGTTGATGGCGGTAACCATTCACTTTGTTCGTCTGCGGACATTGCGCAATCTGGAAACCATGCGTATTCACAATCAAGCGCGCAAGGACATGCTTGAAGTTGCGTTGTTGACAGTCCGGTTGCGTGAAGAAGAAGTTCGCATGTTGAATGAGCAGTTGGAACAGCGGGTAACTGAGAGGACAGCGGAGTTGAAATCCAGCGAAGATCGCAATCGCACTCTATTCAATGAGTTAAATCACGTGGCAAGAGTAGCGACAATGGGCGAACTGTCGGCTTCCATTGCCCATGAGGTCAACCAGCCGCTTTGCGCCATCATCAACAACGCTGCGTATTGCCATCGTTGGCTGGAAAATTCGGCGGCGAATTTGACCGATTTGAGCGAAATTCGCGAGGCAATGAACGACATTTCCGAAAGCGGAAGGCGCGCCAGCGAAGTCATCCAGCGCATACGAACTTTGGCGCGTAAAGGAGAGGTCGAGCCTGTCAAGGTGAATGTGAATGAAATCATTCAACAGGTTGTTGCCCTGATGCGAAGCGAAGCCTTGAAGAGAAGCGTCACCCTGAAAACGGAGTTGCAGGAAACCCTGCCTTACGCGCTAGGTGATCGCGTGCAATTGCAACAAGTCATTCTCAACCTGATTCTCAATGGTTTCGATGCAATGAACGATGGCGACCCAGCGAAGCGGGAACTCTGCATTCGTTCCCGCCAGATCGAAGACAACACGCTGCTGGTTGAAGTGAGCGATACCGGCATGGGAATCAATCCGTCAAACTCCCAAAAAATCTTCGAAGCATTTTACACGACCAAGCCGCACGGATTAGGGATGGGGTTGTCCATTTGCCAAACAATCATTCGTGCTCACGGAGGGCGATTGTGCGTTGTGGACCAGCTTACGGCGGGAGCAACGTTTCAGTTCACTTTGCCGGTTTTCGAGGAGGGCCAAGATGATTGATGCTGAACCGATTGTGTTTATTGTCGATGACGACAGCCTGGTTCGCACCTCGTTGAAACGGTTGGTCAGCCTGGAAGGCTGGCGGGTGGAAGCCTTTGCCTCTGCCAAAGAGTTTTTACAGGGAAAAGCGCTGGATGGAACCGCCGATTTGACACCGGCTTGTTTGATTCTGGATGTTCAGTTGCCAGACCTGAACGGATTGGATTTTCAGGGGGAACTTGTCAAAGCGGGCATACGGATTCCGATTATTTTTATCACCGGCCACGGCGACATTCCCATGAGTGTTCGCGCCATGAAAGCCGGAGCCGTCGGATTTCTAACCAAACCTTTCAGTAATGGGGAACTGATCAGTTCCATACAAGAAGCCATTGAACAAGATCGTCTCACAATTCAAAAACGAACGGAAAGACTCGTTCTGGAACGCCGGTACGAATTGCTGACTCCCAGGGAAAAAGAAGTCTTTGCACACGTCGTAACGGGGAAGTTGAACAAACAGATTGCGTTCGATTTGAATGTCACCGAAAAAACGATCAAAGTACATCGCGCCCTGGTCATGCAAAAAATGCAGGCGGAATCTCTGGCCGATTTGGTTCGAATGGCGGAAAAACTGCAATTGGCGATTCCCGATTCCTCTCAGAACAGTAACTAAGCTTTGCACTGGACCAAAGTCCAATAGTCATTGCCTTCCATCTCCTTCAAAATTCAAGTGGTGATAAATCACCGAAGTGCTCCCCCATCGCGTTCCGGATCCAAGAAGGAAAGTGCCACCCCTATGCAGAAGCAAAGGCGCTGGCCGGGATGCGCGCCATTGATTCTTCGTCCTTTCCGGAACGCGATCACTTCCAGAACTTGACTGCCTGACCCCTCCATAGCGGTTGCGAACAAAATGGTCAAAAATGTGGGATTGCCGAGGTGAGCGGTGTCTGAAATGATGACTCTCTGGATTGTGGATGACGACGAACTGGTTTGCAGATCACTGAAGCGAGTGGTCGGTACTTCCGGTTACAGTGTCGAAATTTTTCATTCCGCCGAAGAACTTCTCAACGCTGGCAGTTTGAATGGTTGCCGGTGTTTGATCCTCGACGTCAGATTGCCCGCAATGAATGGGTTGGAATTGCAACGGCAATTACATACTCGCAACTTACGATTCCCAATTATCTTCATCACATCACTTGCCGACGAAAGCGTGAAAGCGATGGCCATGCAGGCGGGAGCGATTGATTATCTGCACAAACCTTTCGGAGAAGACGAATTGCTGAGCGCGATTCGCAAGGCCTTCACGATCAGCCAGTGAACACACCGAATTTCAATCAAACCGAATGCAAGAGTTTGCCTTGGCCGAGATGCGAGGCTGGTTGATAATGCCGCCGATTTTGAACCTGACGAAAAAGGTCAACGGCAAGATGGCGATCAGCTTTCTGAAGTTAAGTTTCCTTCTGATTTTGACGGTATTTTTTCTGGGCTATGGTTGGCGGGGAAAACAAGTCCGCGCCAGTCAAAGCGGCCCTGCCCCCGGCTTAACCGGCGCGCCTGGAGAATCCGACTGTTCCTCAAGCGGTTGCCATACCGGCAATGACATCAACAGTTCGCTCGGCACACTGACAATCAACGATTTACCATCAGTCTATCGCCCGGATCAGGAAATCAATTTTACGATTCGATTGAGCCAGCCAAATCGCCAACGGTTTGGCTTCGAGATGACTGCAGTAGACGACCGCGGCCGCAAAGCAGGCGATCTGGTTGTCACCGATGCAGTTCGCACGCAGAAAATTACGACCTTCA is a genomic window containing:
- a CDS encoding response regulator transcription factor, which gives rise to MIDAEPIVFIVDDDSLVRTSLKRLVSLEGWRVEAFASAKEFLQGKALDGTADLTPACLILDVQLPDLNGLDFQGELVKAGIRIPIIFITGHGDIPMSVRAMKAGAVGFLTKPFSNGELISSIQEAIEQDRLTIQKRTERLVLERRYELLTPREKEVFAHVVTGKLNKQIAFDLNVTEKTIKVHRALVMQKMQAESLADLVRMAEKLQLAIPDSSQNSN
- a CDS encoding sugar ABC transporter ATP-binding protein; protein product: MANHLLEMRGIGKRFPGVVALDGVEFHVNAGEVVALLGENGAGKSTLMKILGGVYQPDAGEVKVDGSPVTIQSVNDSIGLGIGFIHQELNVLDNLDVAANVFLGREPVLGGALKPLRLIDRRKMNADSEVHLRRLGVEVSPDTPLSRLSIAQQQLVEIAKALSLNARLLIMDEPTSSLTLAETSRLLDVVKDLRAQGVSVIYISHRLGEVLEIADRAVVLRDGRNAGTLTREEITHDRMVQLMVGRELQHHYVAPQHDARTGFFEVRELETSRYPGKKISFALGGGEILGFAGLVGAGRSEMAQAIFGVDKKLCGKILLNGRELDIQSSAQAIRQGIYLVPEDRRQTGLIVESTIRENISLPALQRYTIRGLVSRERESRAAETVAKRLNVKTGSIETLVKNLSGGNQQKVVLAKWLQLEPKVMIFDEPTRGIDVGAKAEIYELLRGLAANGVGVIVISSDMEEILGLSDRLAVMHEGRITGVLDRQHCTEESVMRLAVGGKQQN
- a CDS encoding ABC transporter permease, encoding MKKELGIFLLLLVLCVVVSLKEPLFLSATNLQNTARLIGAYGIFSIGVGVVIITGGIDLSIGSSMALLGVLLSMMLMGSHWPGVLAVAVTLCVAMALGLLHGTLITRMKIQPFIVTLCGLLFYRGLARFIANDETKGFGNAAGFERLQGLATGRLFGIPSPFVVLIVVSVVMWLVLHRSVFGRYLFAVGRNEDAARYSGINTKMVITLAYVICAFMTGISAILIAFYTNSISPSSHGNFYELYGIAAAVLGGCSLRGGEGSVIGILLGTALLQVLQNLVNLLGIDPSLNFAVMGAVILLGVLADQILKARTAKTALSRNLRVAENENPRRLK
- a CDS encoding sugar-binding protein, which gives rise to MNRNAKLFLGLLLAVAVLLPAGCSEKSGGNASGKKLAFVTNNASDFWTIARKGTEKADEELADATVEFKIPADGTAAEQKRIIDDLLARGFAGIAISPVDPANQTELINQTAQKALVVTQDSDAPASQRTVYVGTDNVAAGRQAGQLLKEALPDGGKIVLFVGKLDAQNAKERLQGIEETIAGTKIEIVDKRTDDADHARAKANAADSLVKYADAAAFVGLWSYNGPAILNAIKEADKVGKVKIICFDEEDQTLAGVKAGEIVGTVVQQPYEFGYQAIKLMDQILGGDRSGIPASKQAFVPTLIIKKDNVDDFTTKLNKLRGR
- a CDS encoding DUF58 domain-containing protein, which encodes MITDFREFLLAGERAGLRYSLAVPRTTTATLAGLQMGARAGSSLEFKDHRDYQPGDDLRQIDWNAFARSDKLTIKLFREEISPHLDLLIDGSRSMAVEAGTKAQAAVALSAALAVAAENSGYSHSVWLAREGCEPLANSSNRPSIWGEFNFDFRQNPAESLSRVPPKFVRQSQRVFISDLLWLGEPLQLLQQLSHNAASVVVIQLLAETDLAPPERGRLRLIDSETEEQREIFIDDAAINRYRDALSRHQQNWHRACRQIGATLIELIAEPMLATWNLEALVKADVIKA
- a CDS encoding response regulator; the encoded protein is MMTLWIVDDDELVCRSLKRVVGTSGYSVEIFHSAEELLNAGSLNGCRCLILDVRLPAMNGLELQRQLHTRNLRFPIIFITSLADESVKAMAMQAGAIDYLHKPFGEDELLSAIRKAFTISQ